The Calditrichota bacterium genome contains a region encoding:
- a CDS encoding HEPN domain-containing protein: MANRARDWYRQAERDLQQAEDSRGAGRHEWACFAAQQAAEKAVKALHLHLGQEGWGHVVAKLLSALPPEVSPPKELLDKARVLDSFYIPPRYPNSYPEGAPFEHYGPLQSQEAISYASEILAFVRAHMA; encoded by the coding sequence ATGGCGAACCGCGCGCGGGACTGGTACAGGCAGGCGGAGCGGGATCTGCAGCAGGCAGAGGATTCTCGTGGCGCGGGACGGCATGAGTGGGCCTGTTTTGCTGCCCAGCAGGCCGCCGAGAAGGCGGTGAAGGCGCTCCATCTCCATCTGGGACAGGAGGGGTGGGGTCATGTGGTGGCGAAGCTGTTGAGCGCCTTGCCGCCGGAGGTCTCGCCACCCAAAGAGCTGCTGGACAAGGCACGGGTGCTGGACTCCTTCTACATACCCCCGCGCTACCCGAACAGCTACCCCGAAGGTGCGCCGTTCGAACATTACGGCCCCCTGCAGAGCCAGGAGGCGATCTCGTATGCCAGTGAGATCCTTGCGTTCGTGCGTGCGCACATGGCCTGA
- a CDS encoding nucleotidyltransferase domain-containing protein, which produces MPVRSLRSCVRTWPDARSVDAAVRAWAREMAKQRLEVVRMGYFGSYARGDWGVGSDVDLIVVVRESKVPFVRRAAEWDTTTLPVPADVLVYTQEEWSSPGLQERFGRVAEQVVWVFERREGGCRRNR; this is translated from the coding sequence ATGCCAGTGAGATCCTTGCGTTCGTGCGTGCGCACATGGCCTGATGCCCGGAGCGTGGATGCAGCGGTGCGCGCATGGGCAAGGGAGATGGCGAAGCAGCGCCTGGAGGTGGTGCGCATGGGCTACTTTGGCTCGTATGCGCGCGGCGACTGGGGAGTGGGGAGCGACGTAGACCTTATCGTGGTGGTGCGGGAGTCTAAGGTGCCGTTTGTCCGCCGGGCTGCTGAGTGGGACACCACGACCCTCCCGGTGCCGGCAGACGTACTGGTCTACACGCAGGAGGAATGGTCCTCACCTGGACTGCAGGAGCGTTTTGGCAGGGTGGCCGAACAAGTGGTGTGGGTGTTCGAGAGGCGTGAGGGGGGCTGCCGGAGAAACCGCTGA